A region of Dioscorea cayenensis subsp. rotundata cultivar TDr96_F1 chromosome 5, TDr96_F1_v2_PseudoChromosome.rev07_lg8_w22 25.fasta, whole genome shotgun sequence DNA encodes the following proteins:
- the LOC120261674 gene encoding oleosin 20.3 kDa-like, whose product MAMVEHQQQRPSVAKVLALITLLPVGGGLLGLSGVTLAFTVLGLAVATPLFLLCSPVLLPAVVVISLAVMGFLASGAMGLTGLSSLSWILDWLKRLPELIEQAKRRMGEAAGHATQRAREVGQSAQSKVQESGR is encoded by the coding sequence ATGGCAATGGTCGAGCACCAGCAACAACGGCCATCGGTTGCCAAGGTCCTTGCCTTGATCACGCTCCTGCCAGTGGGCGGGGGACTCCTCGGCCTATCCGGAGTGACGCTGGCTTTCACTGTGCTCGGTCTTGCTGTCGCCACACCACTGTTCCTGCTGTGTAGCCCAGTGTTGTTGCCGGCGGTGGTGGTGATCTCGCTGGCGGTGATGGGGTTCTTGGCTTCAGGGGCCATGGGGCTGACGGGGTTGTCGTCGCTGTCGTGGATTTTGGACTGGTTGAAGCGACTGCCAGAACTGATAGAGCAGGCCAAACGCCGCATGGGCGAGGCTGCAGGCCACGCGACTCAGCGCGCGAGGGAGGTTGGCCAGTCGGCGCAGTCCAAGGTGCAGGAGTCTGGCCGTTGA